From the genome of Acetonema longum DSM 6540, one region includes:
- a CDS encoding LysR family transcriptional regulator yields the protein MDLNKCEMFVRAIDTGSFSRAAEQSGYTPSGVAHMMDALEDEIGFPLLVRGHRGVRATENGQKLLPILRELLHWNEQFKQTAAEINGLETGTVRIGSYSSIATHWLPKVIKAFRENYPHIEIHLMEGIRQEVDRWLAERRVDLGFFSYQEPMSYEWIPLKTDPMLAVLPPDHPMAQLSAYPLVACRDEAFIMPALGKDADVVELLEKAGLTPQIRFSTLENYATLSMIECGLGMSIMNELITKGRQNHVVMLPLDPPHSITLGIAVPSIKTASPSVRKFISYATRMLKE from the coding sequence ATGGATTTGAATAAGTGCGAGATGTTTGTCCGGGCAATCGACACCGGCAGTTTTTCGAGGGCAGCAGAGCAGTCAGGCTACACGCCTTCCGGCGTGGCGCATATGATGGATGCGCTGGAAGACGAAATTGGCTTTCCGCTTTTAGTGCGCGGACACAGAGGAGTCAGAGCGACAGAAAACGGGCAAAAGCTGCTGCCCATTCTGCGGGAACTGTTACATTGGAATGAACAGTTTAAGCAGACCGCAGCAGAAATCAACGGCCTTGAAACCGGCACCGTCAGGATCGGTTCTTATTCCAGCATTGCAACTCATTGGCTGCCCAAGGTGATCAAAGCGTTCCGCGAGAACTATCCGCATATTGAAATTCACTTGATGGAGGGTATCCGGCAAGAAGTAGACAGGTGGCTTGCAGAAAGGCGAGTAGACCTTGGTTTTTTCAGTTATCAAGAGCCGATGTCTTACGAATGGATCCCTCTGAAAACAGATCCCATGCTTGCGGTTTTGCCGCCTGACCATCCGATGGCGCAGTTATCGGCGTACCCGCTTGTCGCGTGCCGGGATGAAGCATTCATTATGCCTGCGTTGGGAAAAGATGCCGATGTTGTGGAGCTTTTGGAAAAAGCCGGTTTGACGCCGCAGATCCGCTTTTCAACACTGGAAAATTACGCAACTCTTTCTATGATCGAATGCGGACTTGGCATGAGTATCATGAATGAGCTTATTACCAAAGGGCGGCAAAACCATGTGGTCATGCTTCCCCTCGACCCGCCGCACAGTATTACGCTGGGAATCGCTGTTCCGTCTATAAAGACAGCTTCACCGTCGGTACGAAAATTTATTTCTTATGCAACACGAATGTTAAAAGAGTAA
- the yddG gene encoding aromatic amino acid DMT transporter YddG, whose translation MNQGARNHATLIGLISILFWSTMVGLIHSVSELLGPLGGIAMIYTFAAALLIVIFGVPPIKTLPWRYLLIGGFLFVAYEMSFALAIGYAKNGAQAIEVNIVNYLWPCLTILSSIIFNKQRSTLLIIPGLTLSLFGVCWVMGGEKGLDLAVMVSNIQSNPVSYVLAFIGAFLWAGYCTVTSKFAEGKNGATLFFILITIVLWVKFFMSGSAALHLSMRAIIYILMAGGAVGLGYACWNFGILHGNVSMLASASYFTPVLSSLLASLLLNAPLSVSFWQGVLMVCLGSILCWRATKDHSVKNEIYAS comes from the coding sequence ATGAATCAAGGCGCTAGAAATCATGCCACGCTTATTGGGCTGATTTCTATTCTGTTTTGGAGCACAATGGTTGGTTTAATTCATAGCGTAAGTGAACTTCTTGGTCCGCTGGGAGGTATTGCCATGATCTATACTTTCGCTGCGGCTCTTCTTATTGTTATCTTCGGAGTGCCCCCAATAAAAACTTTGCCTTGGAGATATTTATTAATTGGCGGTTTTTTATTTGTAGCTTATGAAATGTCTTTTGCTCTGGCGATTGGGTATGCAAAGAATGGGGCTCAGGCCATTGAAGTCAATATTGTAAACTATTTGTGGCCTTGTCTTACCATCCTGTCCTCTATCATTTTTAATAAACAGAGGTCGACACTCCTGATTATTCCCGGACTTACCCTTTCCCTTTTTGGCGTTTGCTGGGTAATGGGAGGCGAAAAGGGTCTGGATTTGGCTGTGATGGTAAGCAATATACAAAGCAATCCTGTTAGCTATGTTTTAGCGTTTATAGGCGCCTTTCTCTGGGCTGGGTACTGCACTGTCACCAGTAAGTTTGCGGAAGGGAAAAACGGAGCTACACTATTCTTTATCCTAATTACGATTGTTCTATGGGTTAAGTTCTTCATGAGCGGCAGCGCCGCGCTGCACCTAAGTATGCGTGCAATCATTTATATATTGATGGCGGGTGGCGCAGTGGGGCTTGGGTATGCTTGCTGGAACTTCGGCATTCTGCATGGCAATGTCTCCATGCTTGCCAGCGCCTCATACTTCACGCCGGTATTATCATCGTTATTAGCTTCATTGCTTTTGAACGCGCCGCTTTCCGTTTCCTTTTGGCAGGGTGTATTGATGGTATGTTTGGGATCAATTTTATGCTGGCGGGCCACTAAAGATCACTCAGTAAAAAATGAAATCTACGCTTCATAA
- a CDS encoding GNAT family N-acetyltransferase, giving the protein MAPVLARLAYCSEAYWGYDDSYMEKFKAHYNLTEEFINKNPVFIMEENDRIIGFWGLHQADAGWELEYFYIAAEHIGRGFGGQLWHSLIDKCKENRIDYFEFVTSPQAVGFYEKMGAVTIGQVKSLISKERIIPKLRYTFESSIIPVRDGMEATVK; this is encoded by the coding sequence ATGGCGCCTGTATTAGCCCGATTAGCCTATTGCTCCGAAGCATATTGGGGTTATGATGATAGCTATATGGAAAAATTTAAAGCGCATTATAATCTAACAGAGGAATTTATCAATAAAAATCCGGTATTCATTATGGAAGAGAATGATCGTATTATAGGTTTTTGGGGATTGCATCAGGCAGATGCCGGATGGGAATTAGAATACTTCTATATTGCAGCCGAGCACATTGGAAGAGGCTTTGGCGGCCAATTATGGCATTCTTTAATTGATAAATGCAAAGAAAATAGAATCGATTACTTTGAATTTGTAACAAGTCCTCAGGCAGTTGGCTTTTATGAAAAAATGGGAGCTGTGACAATAGGGCAGGTAAAGTCATTAATTAGTAAAGAGCGAATCATACCCAAATTAAGATATACTTTTGAATCAAGCATAATTCCTGTCCGCGATGGAATGGAGGCTACCGTCAAGTAA